From the Halorhabdus utahensis DSM 12940 genome, one window contains:
- a CDS encoding type IV pilin, whose translation MEPATATGWDERGISEMTAVVTLVGIAFILVAGVGISAFLFVGDTSGPPQANFTYTFNEQGGFLIIEHDRGDEFRSGDLYIAGSNNNVTWAALAESNESALVTPGDTVPVSEQNAYGDRIRSSSRLEIIYHNATLNQSTVLSRWNGDTGI comes from the coding sequence ATGGAACCGGCCACTGCGACGGGTTGGGACGAACGCGGGATCTCGGAGATGACTGCGGTCGTCACGCTCGTCGGCATCGCGTTCATTCTCGTGGCCGGAGTGGGGATCAGTGCGTTCCTGTTTGTGGGCGATACATCCGGGCCACCCCAGGCCAACTTCACGTACACGTTCAACGAACAGGGTGGCTTTCTCATCATCGAGCACGATCGTGGAGACGAATTCAGGAGCGGTGATCTCTATATCGCGGGTTCAAACAACAACGTCACGTGGGCTGCACTGGCCGAATCAAACGAATCGGCCCTGGTGACGCCGGGCGATACGGTCCCGGTCAGTGAACAAAATGCCTACGGGGACCGGATCCGCTCGAGCAGCCGCCTCGAGATCATCTACCACAACGCCACACTGAACCAATCGACCGTCCTCTCACGCTGGAACGGTGACACGGGCATCTAG
- a CDS encoding mechanosensitive ion channel family protein: protein MQPVAVGWIDVLGATTTEAANPVQALEWVPAWIPDWTLDVVSVVIVLGLAWAASRFLIGLLGRRIARRFRRPSLTRAFIRGIRAGVFGLALLVILRIFGLELGDIALSVTVFSAVIGVILAPIVGSVISGIFLLADQPYEIGDMVELADTGQRGFVEDITLRYTKIFTLDNTFLVIPNGTIRERDVINYSAEDSRVRESIDVVVTYEGDLETARDRFIQAARSVDGVIGGGPDIRVGAARYPASPVCHIGEFGDHGIRLTLRYWIEVPYRMQAIRSQIQTAIWEAIDDLDVEIAYPHSHLVFDDTSGQLRVSHDEGVSESPGRQSPSRDAVVDDEQYEHRDRAE, encoded by the coding sequence ATGCAACCGGTGGCCGTCGGGTGGATCGACGTGCTTGGAGCCACGACCACCGAGGCCGCCAATCCGGTCCAGGCATTGGAGTGGGTCCCCGCGTGGATCCCCGACTGGACCCTCGACGTGGTTTCCGTCGTCATTGTCCTCGGACTTGCCTGGGCCGCTAGCCGATTCCTGATCGGATTGCTCGGTCGGCGCATCGCTCGCCGGTTTCGCCGCCCCAGTCTCACTCGGGCGTTCATCCGTGGGATTCGCGCGGGTGTGTTTGGCCTTGCACTGCTGGTAATTCTGCGTATCTTCGGATTAGAGCTTGGAGATATCGCGCTCTCAGTGACCGTGTTTTCGGCGGTGATCGGTGTCATCCTCGCGCCGATCGTTGGCAGTGTCATCAGCGGGATCTTCCTGCTGGCTGACCAGCCCTACGAGATCGGCGACATGGTTGAACTCGCCGACACGGGCCAGCGTGGATTCGTCGAGGACATCACCCTTCGATATACCAAGATATTCACACTCGACAATACGTTTCTGGTCATCCCGAACGGCACGATTCGCGAACGTGACGTCATCAACTACTCCGCGGAAGACAGCCGGGTCCGGGAGTCTATCGACGTCGTCGTTACCTACGAGGGGGATCTCGAAACCGCTCGCGACCGGTTCATCCAGGCTGCCCGGTCGGTCGACGGTGTCATCGGCGGCGGCCCGGACATCCGGGTCGGAGCCGCACGGTATCCGGCGAGCCCAGTGTGTCATATCGGCGAGTTCGGCGATCACGGAATCCGACTGACCCTTCGGTACTGGATCGAGGTGCCTTATCGAATGCAGGCGATCCGGTCACAAATACAGACCGCGATCTGGGAGGCGATCGATGATCTGGATGTCGAGATCGCCTATCCCCACTCGCATCTGGTGTTTGATGATACGAGTGGCCAGTTGCGGGTCAGTCACGACGAAGGGGTCTCGGAGTCACCGGGAAGACAGTCCCCATCTAGGGACGCGGTTGTCGACGACGAACAGTACGAACATCGTGACCGCGCTGAGTGA
- a CDS encoding RtcB family protein — protein MTTYDAGEFTLEKVREYVWEMPQEGDMRVPARVLASEELLDEISDDLSLQQLKNTTHLPGIQQYALAMPDAHQGYGFPVGGVAGIDAETGVISPGAVGYDINCGVRMLKTNLTYSDIQGREEQLVDALFEAIPSGLGGGGVVQTDVDTLEEVLTRGVEWALDEGYAVEDDLAHCEDEGVRPGADPDAVSKKAKDRGRQQLGSLGSGNHFLEVQRVTDVYREDVAESFGLSEDQIVVLIHCGSRGLGHQVCTDYLRDIEQAHQGLLEQLPDKELAAAPAGSHLAEAYYGAMNAAINFAWVNRQLIMHRTREVFADVFDRDWRDMEMELLYDVAHNIAKKETHTIEGQDRELFVHRKGATRAFPAGHPEIPAAYRDVGQPVIIPGSMGAGSYVLRGGEHSMAETFGSTAHGAGRLMSRTEAKNTYWGEDVQDDLRDQEQIYVKAESGATVAEEAPGVYKDVDEVVRISDELGIGDRVARTFPVCNIKG, from the coding sequence ATGACTACCTACGACGCCGGTGAGTTCACCCTGGAGAAGGTACGGGAGTACGTCTGGGAGATGCCACAGGAAGGCGACATGCGCGTTCCCGCGCGGGTCCTCGCCAGCGAGGAACTCCTCGACGAGATCAGCGACGATCTCTCCTTGCAGCAACTCAAGAACACTACCCACCTCCCCGGGATCCAGCAGTACGCCCTGGCGATGCCCGACGCCCACCAGGGGTATGGGTTCCCGGTCGGCGGCGTCGCCGGCATCGACGCCGAAACCGGCGTTATATCGCCTGGAGCGGTTGGTTACGATATTAATTGCGGCGTAAGGATGTTGAAAACTAACCTTACGTACAGCGACATTCAGGGTCGCGAAGAGCAACTCGTCGACGCGCTGTTCGAGGCGATCCCGTCGGGGTTGGGCGGCGGTGGTGTCGTCCAGACCGACGTCGACACACTGGAGGAAGTCCTCACACGCGGCGTCGAGTGGGCGCTCGACGAGGGCTACGCCGTCGAAGACGATCTCGCCCACTGCGAGGACGAGGGGGTCCGGCCGGGGGCAGACCCCGACGCAGTCTCGAAGAAAGCAAAGGACAGGGGCCGCCAGCAACTCGGGAGTCTGGGCAGCGGGAATCACTTCCTCGAAGTCCAGCGCGTCACGGACGTCTATCGCGAGGACGTCGCCGAATCTTTCGGTCTCAGCGAAGACCAGATCGTCGTCCTGATTCACTGTGGCTCACGCGGCCTGGGCCACCAGGTCTGTACCGACTACCTTCGGGATATCGAGCAGGCCCATCAGGGACTCCTAGAGCAGTTGCCGGACAAGGAACTCGCGGCCGCGCCCGCCGGGAGCCATCTCGCCGAGGCGTACTACGGGGCGATGAACGCCGCGATCAACTTCGCGTGGGTCAACCGCCAGTTGATCATGCACCGAACCCGGGAGGTCTTTGCCGACGTCTTCGACCGCGACTGGCGCGATATGGAGATGGAACTGTTGTACGACGTTGCCCACAACATCGCCAAGAAGGAGACCCATACCATTGAGGGCCAGGATCGCGAACTCTTCGTCCACCGGAAGGGCGCGACGCGCGCGTTTCCCGCCGGTCACCCGGAAATCCCGGCCGCCTACCGCGACGTCGGCCAGCCGGTCATCATCCCCGGGAGCATGGGGGCCGGGAGTTACGTCCTCCGTGGCGGCGAGCATTCGATGGCGGAGACGTTCGGTTCGACGGCCCACGGCGCGGGCCGGCTCATGTCCCGGACGGAAGCCAAGAACACCTACTGGGGCGAGGATGTCCAGGACGACCTCCGCGATCAGGAGCAGATCTACGTCAAAGCCGAGAGCGGCGCGACCGTCGCCGAGGAGGCCCCGGGCGTCTACAAGGACGTCGACGAGGTCGTGCGCATCTCCGACGAACTCGGGATCGGCGATCGGGTCGCCCGGACGTTTCCGGTCTGTAATATCAAAGGGTGA